Below is a genomic region from Persicimonas caeni.
TCGCTCTTCGCCGACAGCGTCTCGGCACGCGGGCGGCTGTTCAGCCGGGCGGTATTCAGCAAGGACGTCATTAAATTGGCCAACCAGCACAAGCGCCAGGCGCTCGACGAGGGCCGCGAATTGAGCACGCGAGATGCTTGCCTGCGCGCTATCGAGCGGGCGACCGAGCTCTCCGAGTCGACCGCACGTCGGCGAGCATCTTCACTTGCGAGTCTGTTGGAGGCTGCCTATCGCCCCTCTCGGGTGGAATGGGAGAGTGGCGAGGTCCTCGACGACCGGCGCCATCCGGCGCTCGAGTTCGAGGGCGAGTCCTTTCTGACCGCACTGGCCGTGCGGCATCTGGGCGTGCGCCACCGCATGCAGATCGGCTTTCCCGAGCAGGTCGTGCGCTTCACTGCCAACGAGGCGCACAAACTCGAGCGCGCCCATTGGAAGCGTGCGAGTTGGCAGGTCGAGCCCAACACCCAGTGGTTCGGGTCGGTGCCGATCAACGACGTCACCCAGGGGATCGCCATGCGCGGGGGGCGCGATCTGCGCCAGCTTCTGGTGCTCGCGGTGCCTTATGTCACGATGACATGCGCTTTTCTGGCGCTTCGCGACCCCCTCGACCGCCCGCTGACGAGCATCACCGACGACATGTACGGCATTCGCTTCTGGTTCCACGAGACCGATTTGGGAGCGCCACTCGAGGCGCTCGGCACATTGGCCCTCGAGTTGGGGTTGGAGCCGGTCGACGCGCCGCCGCATCTTGCGGGTGTCGAGGATCCGCACGCTGCCGCAGCGGGCGACGCCGGGCTACTCGACGTGCTCCTCACATCCGGCATTTGCCGGCGAAACGACACCGTTATCGAGATTGCCCCGGGCGTGCGCGCAGAATGGCGCGAAGGCTCGGAGGACTCGCCGTCGATTTTGGAGCGGCTGGAGCCGTTGAAGGATGAGATCTTCGAGAGCTTGAGGCGTTCGGGTTCGCGGTGACCCCCCATCCGCCGTTGTCACACCACTAGTGCCCGGACAACGTTCGCGCCGGATCCACGTGACTCGCCTGAAACGCCGGGATGAGCGAGCCGAGCCAGCAGAAGACCACCGCCACGCCCACCGCGCCGAGCATCATCCACGCCTCCACCACGAACAAACTCTCGGGCTTGAAGGGGAACTCTCCCACCTGGGTGGCGAAGAGATAGTCGATCAGCTTGATGACCAAACCGCCCAACACGAGGCCTGCCAGCCCGCCGAAGATGCCCAAGACGGTCGCTTCGCTGATGACCAGCTTGCGGATATCGCCCTTGGTGGCGCCCAGTGCACGCATCAACCCGAGTTCTTGGCGCCGCTCCAAAATGACCATCAGGAAGGTGTGCATGATGTTGACCGCCGAGATGGTCAAGATGATCAGACTGATGAAGTTGAACACCAGCGTCAGCAGCATGATCAGGAGGCCGGCGCGCTGGGCGTCTTCGTACTCGTCGGACAGCGCAAAGCCCATCTCCTCGATGCGCTTGGCCACTCGTGGGACGACTTCGTTGCTCTCGGTCTCGACCACGATGGAGTGGTACTCGCCGTTGTCGTCCTGGTTGCCGAAGCGCTGGTTGAGGCGCTGGACGTAGCCGATGGGGATGGTCGCGCCCAGGTCGATGGCTTTGTCGGAGAAGCCGACGAACTCCATGCGGTAGGTCACGCGCTTTCCGCGCGCGGCGCTGCCGATAAAGCTCTTGCCGAAGACGCCGTCGAAGCGAAAGCCGACGAGCGCGTCCTCCGAGAGCTTCGGCAGTTTGGAGAGCACGCCCCGAGCGCCCCCCATGGCGGTCTGAAAGCTGCCGTTGTAGATCTCGAGCATTTTGGGCGAGGCGATGACCGGGATGGGCATCTGGCACTGTCCCGACGCCTCGTGGCAGTACGATTTGCCGCCACAGACCGGGTCATTTTCGCCCGAGCATGCCTTGGGCTCGCATACGCCTGCCGAGCAGCTATGCCCGCCCGGGCAGTCGGCCGCCTCGGAGCACGACAGCTCTTGGCCCCAGTCGCGAAACTCGAGTTTGCCCGGAAGCTCCTCGTCGACCAGCCGGGGCGGAATGCCATCGGCGATGAGCTCGGCGACCATGTCGCGGCCCAAGATGCTTTTGCCGCCGCGAAGGCTGGCGGGAAAGGTGAGCTTCATCTTCGGGTAGACCTCGGCGACGCCGTCGACACCTGCGAAGCGCTCGACGGTCTTGTCGTCGAGTGACTTGCCTCCGAAGAGCCCTTCGGTCCGCATCCCGGCGACGTCGAAGGTCTTTTTGACGACCTCGAGCTGGCGCACCACGAAGATGCGCTCGAGCACGACCTGTTTGATGCCGCTCCCAAGCGCCGTGAAGAACAGCAGCGTGCTGATGCCCACCACGATGCCGATGCTCGACAATAAGAAATCGCGGCGGTTGCGCCGAATCGATTGGCTGACCAGTTGGACGAGCTTGTTGATTCTCACAGCGTCCCCTCGTTTCCAATGCTCAAGACGCCGAGCTCGTCGGGCTGGACCGGCTCGTTAGCCTCATCGGCGACGAGCACGCCATCTTCGAGGCGAATGATGCGAGATGCCATGCGCGCGATATGCTCCTCGTGGGTGACGACGACCAGGGTCATCTGCTCCTCACGGTTGAGGTCCTGAAAGATCTTCATGATCTGCAGGCCCGTTTTCCGATCGAGGCTGCCGGTGGGTTCGTCACAAAAGATGATTCTCGGCTGGTGGAACAGCGCGCGGGCGATGGCCACGCGCTGTTTCTGGCCGCCGGAGAGCTGGGGAGGGCGCTCGGCCGTCTTGTCTCCCAGGCCCACTTTCTGGAGCAACTCGCGAGCACGCTCATCGGCGCCGGGCGCGGTCGAGTCGGGCTTGGCGCCGAAATACGACGGCAGGCTGATATTCTCGCCTGCGGTCAGGTGGTCGAGCAGGTTGAACTGCTGGAAGACGAAGCCGAACTTGCGGTTGCGAAGCCGCGACAGCTCTTTGTCGGAGAGTTCTTCGAGGCGATGCTCGTC
It encodes:
- a CDS encoding ABC transporter permease; the encoded protein is MRINKLVQLVSQSIRRNRRDFLLSSIGIVVGISTLLFFTALGSGIKQVVLERIFVVRQLEVVKKTFDVAGMRTEGLFGGKSLDDKTVERFAGVDGVAEVYPKMKLTFPASLRGGKSILGRDMVAELIADGIPPRLVDEELPGKLEFRDWGQELSCSEAADCPGGHSCSAGVCEPKACSGENDPVCGGKSYCHEASGQCQMPIPVIASPKMLEIYNGSFQTAMGGARGVLSKLPKLSEDALVGFRFDGVFGKSFIGSAARGKRVTYRMEFVGFSDKAIDLGATIPIGYVQRLNQRFGNQDDNGEYHSIVVETESNEVVPRVAKRIEEMGFALSDEYEDAQRAGLLIMLLTLVFNFISLIILTISAVNIMHTFLMVILERRQELGLMRALGATKGDIRKLVISEATVLGIFGGLAGLVLGGLVIKLIDYLFATQVGEFPFKPESLFVVEAWMMLGAVGVAVVFCWLGSLIPAFQASHVDPARTLSGH
- a CDS encoding ABC transporter ATP-binding protein; amino-acid sequence: MDISITDLSKHYGKGQGRTRVLRDISLSIRSGEFVSIVGTSGSGKTTLLNIMGGLDRNYEGAVRLDEHRLEELSDKELSRLRNRKFGFVFQQFNLLDHLTAGENISLPSYFGAKPDSTAPGADERARELLQKVGLGDKTAERPPQLSGGQKQRVAIARALFHQPRIIFCDEPTGSLDRKTGLQIMKIFQDLNREEQMTLVVVTHEEHIARMASRIIRLEDGVLVADEANEPVQPDELGVLSIGNEGTL